In a genomic window of Branchiostoma lanceolatum isolate klBraLanc5 chromosome 12, klBraLanc5.hap2, whole genome shotgun sequence:
- the LOC136445542 gene encoding beta-1,3-galactosyltransferase 1-like translates to MGKLCTSKAPQAVLVVCVVVLLYAYVLSPLHQYVTSVRWPLQERGSSQDRPDFLRNVLNPHPFTFTLNNPDKCKGEDVFLLIIVTTPPDSQSQRQVIRETWGDESNIPGVVIRTIFPVGVSDNAGTQQALEDENENFGDIIQENFADTHRNATLKTIMYLKWALMFCPDAKYVMKTSPDVFVNIFSLVNYLKGLPASRATKLLFGWVNTDKRPVRDPNSAWKQWHVAKDEFPSDTYPPYTWGFAYVMSNDMPRLLYETSLTTKYLFMEDVYLGICLEKLSIAPRHHGGFYPWFVEINSCKFEWLIVSRGVGNPEKMMKFWKALTSKC, encoded by the coding sequence ATGGGGAAACTTTGTACCAGCAAGGCTCCACAGGCTGTGCTTGTCGTCTGTGTTGTCGTTCTACTCTATGCATATGTGTTGTCCCCACTGCACCAATATGTGACATCTGTCAGATGGCCGCTACAGGAGAGAGGCTCTTCCCAAGATCGACCAGACTTCCTCAGAAACGTCCTGAACCCGCATCCGTTCACGTTTACCTTAAATAATCCTGATAAATGTAAGGGCGAAGATgttttccttctcatcatcgTGACCACGCCGCCCGACAGTCAGTCACAAAGGCAGGTCATCCGGGAAACCTGGGGGGACGAGTCCAACATACCAGGGGTCGTCATCAGAACCATCTTTCCAGTCGGCGTGAGTGATAATGCAGGGACACAACAAGCCTTGGAAGACGAAAATGAGAACTTTGGGGACATCATTCAGGAAAACTTTGCAGACACACATCGCAATGCTACCCTTAAAACAATCATGTATTTAAAATGGGCCTTGATGTTTTGTCCCGATGCCAAATACGTTATGAAAACATCACCAGACGTCTTTGTGAACATCTTCAGCTTGGTTAACTACTTGAAAGGGTTACCTGCATCTAGAGCGACCAAATTACTGTTTGGTTGGGTTAACACCGACAAAAGGCCTGTTCGCGACCCAAACAGTGCATGGAAGCAATGGCACGTAGCAAAAGACGAGTTTCCAAGCGACACGTATCCACCTTATACATGGGGGTTCGCCTACGTAATGTCAAATGACATGCCGCGGCTTTTGTACGAGACATCTCTGACCACAAAGTACTTATTCATGGAGGACGTTTACTTGGGTATCTGCCTGGAAAAACTAAGCATTGCTCCCCGACATCACGGTGGGTTCTATCCTTGGTTTGTTGAGATCAACTCTTGCAAGTTTGAGTGGTTGATCGTTTCACGCGGAGTTGGCAACCCGGAGAAAATGATGAAGTTCTGGAAGGCTCTGACATCCAAATGCTAA